In Toxoplasma gondii ME49 chromosome VIII, whole genome shotgun sequence, a single genomic region encodes these proteins:
- a CDS encoding hypothetical protein (encoded by transcript TGME49_268690~Predicted trans-membrane domain (TMHMM2.0):109-132) codes for MKVVITKTREVGFCFCRRISFFVLVREASRELPASLSLVSWACARSRCGFGGVAVISSHPVTRVKRSLVTAFRLPILRQVSVADSFLRMPTRLALMCCSRGTMLRQTPRSFVFTSVAGMALLLLSSGGSSVPRPPNCISALFPPSVSLSACQRGSLSSAFSRLLRPTSARVSISGSSSQSSINRLPSSLWKKERLTPSNDCHCLDVCLFGDEAPDPASSCSVQHSSCGCEEESGSAGQRLVCGSSRDLNTLQRDSTVQYSKERDKRSLSNDEIASREFEDAVKTRSGIERANRRQAGMYNANFPTNRKIVSTTSHRSQHNADEEGWERASSAWQHRAAPFRVSVYKKEIGGDGDCMYHSIAACLKELEKFYPAFEALDMQAIRNVAADGFVGFRPSETSENRPGPDWDADAFMRRLEVLAALEDEEWLDPWSPSAVLSGDQYRNSAYIIMDTSTPEGKAAAVHFELSRPGSVHWGSGFDIDVVEDALNIGVVVLSHETGGVYARASRTDVKRPYYILIYYYSGQHFQQAGIRHHDKGSGSMEIRSAFSADEVPDFVLRLHREDCRQPLFPEAAEGKQ; via the exons ATGAAAGTAGTTATTACGAAGACCCGAGAAGTTGGCTTTTGTTTTTGCAGACGTATTTCATTTTTTGTGCTGGTTCGTGAGGCTTCGCGTGAACTTCCCGCCTCGTTGTCTCTGGTTTCATGGGCGTGTGCGCGAAGCAGGTGTGGCTTCGGGGGCGTCGCGGTAATCAGCAGCCACCCTGTCACGCGCGTAAAGCGATCGCTTGTCACTGCTTTTCGCCTCCCCATCCTTAGGCAAGTGTCTGTTGCAGATTCGTTCCTACGTATGCCGACTCGCTTGGCTCTGATGTGCTGTTCACGTGGAACCATGCTCCGTCAAACACCGCGGTCGTTTGTCTTTACGTCAGTTGCTGGGATGGCACTGCTGTTGTTGAGCAGTGGCGGCAGCTCCGTACCGAGACCACCGAACTGCATCTCAGCTTTGTTTCCGCCTTCAGTGTCTCTATCGGCATGCCAAAGGGGCTCGCTTAGTTCTGCCTTTTCCAGACTTCTACGTCCCACCTCTGCTCGTGTGTCGATCTCCGGTTCGAGTAGCCAATCTAGCATTAatcgtcttccttcgtcgctctgGAAAAAGGAACGGCTAACTCCTTCAAATGATTGCCACTGCCTCGATGTCTGCCTTTTCGGCGATGAAGCGCCAGATCCAGCGAGCAGTTGCTCCGTACAGCACAGCAGCTGCGGCTGTGAGGAAGAATCGGGGTCAGCAGGACAGAGATTGGTATGTGGATCTTCTCGTGACTTGAATACTCTTCAGAGAGATTCCACAGTTCAGTATTCAAAAGAACGTGACAAGCGGTCCCTGTCAAACGATGAAATAGCCAGCCGGGAATTTGAGGACGCTGTAAAGACTCGAAGTGGAATCGAACGTGCGAACAGAAGACAAGCCGGAATGTACAACGCAAACTTCCCTACGAATCGTAAGATTGTCTCAACTACATCGCATCGTTCGCAGCACAACGCCGATGAAGAGGGTTGGGAGAGAGCGTCGTCGGCATGGCAGCATCGAGCAGCCCCCTTCCGAGTCTCGGTGTACAAAAAG GAGATTGGCGGCGACGGCGATTGCATGTACCACAGCATTGCGGCCTGTCTgaaggaactcgagaaatTCTACCCTGCGTTTGAGGCGCTTGACATGCAAGCAATTCGAAATGTGGCTGCAGATGGCTTCGTCGGCTTCCGACCATCTGAGACCA GTGAAAACCGCCCGGGGCCCGACTGGGATGCCGACGCCTTCATGAGGCGCTTAGAGGTGTTAGCGGCTCTCGAGGACGAAGAGTGGCTCGATCCATGGTCTCCTTCTGCGGTTCTCTCAGGGGACCAGTACCGCAATTCAGCCT ACATAATCATGGACACATCAACACCTGAAGGCAAAGCTGCAGCCGTCCATTTCGAACTTAGCAGGCCAGGCTCTGTTCACTGGGGATCAGGGTTTGACATAGATGTGGTTGAAGACGCGTTGAACATCGGAGTTGTTGTGCTCTCACATGAGACAGGTGGCGTGTACGCTCGTGCCTCGAGGACAGACGTAAAGAGACCTTACTACATTTTAATTTACTACTAT AGTGGGCAGCACTTCCAACAAGCTGGAATTCGTCACCACGACAAAGGGAGCGGTTCTATGGAAATTCGTTCCGCCTTCAGCGCTGATGAGGTTCCTGACTTTGTTCTAAGGCTGCACCGAGAAGACTGTCGCCAGCCCCTGTTTCCTGAGGCAGCTGAAGGAAAGCAGTGA
- a CDS encoding mitochondrial large subunit ribosomal protein (encoded by transcript TGME49_268685) → MQRLHQNFISFQVQATQQTRPRAMARITWTVGMLPGRPLAALSFPSKRGYSFWKTATTHTVANLSSAASTTQVSSGHATRELTSFSDQHPPNEPLLQTDQNQPSSRGCTPSKNQEVGKSREAEDNVGVSEAEFVSDDSLRSTGNTGFPYPPLDRPRRISAADSEAFRRRWKTANQLPFFIRRTASDNVPVYLHWSNNRNKVSTIIRKVHGRKQILKSELAVLCEAPVIEKEGWLEVRGNHKKVIKEWLKQIGY, encoded by the exons ATGCAAAGACTACACCAAAATTTCATCTCCTTCCAGGTGCAAGCGACACAACAAACCAGGCCTCGTGCAATGGCGCGAATTACGTGGACGGTGGGGATGCTTCCAGGAAGACCGCTTGCCGCTCTTTCGTTTCCATCCAAAAGGGGATACTCCTTCTGGAAGACTGCCACTACACACACAGTTGCAAATTTGTCTTCGGCGGCCTCCACGACTCAGGTATCTTCTGGACACGCGACAAGAGAGCTCACATCGTTCAGCGACCAGCATCCTCCCAACGAACCTCTCCTACAGACAGACCAAAATCAACCCTCCAGTCGCGGTTGCACGCCAAGCAAAAATCAGGAGGTGGGAAAATCTagagaagccgaagacaACGTGGGTGTATCAGAGGCGGAATTCGTCTCCGACGATAGTCTCAGGAGCACCGGAAACACTGGTTTCCCGTATCCTCCTTTGGATCGACCAAGGCGCATTTCTGCCGCAGATTCTGAAGCATTCCGCAGACGATGGAAGACAGCCAACCAGCTTCCTTTCTTCATTAGGCGAACAG CTTCAGATAACGTCCCGGTGTACCTTCACTGGTCGAACAATCGAAATAAAGTATCAACAATCATTAGGAAAGTTCACGGTCGCAAACAG ATTCTCAAATCGGAGTTGGCGGTACTGTGTGAGGCACCAGTGATCGAGAAAGAAGGTTGGCTTGAAGTTCGTGGAAACCACAAGAAAGTGATTAAAGAG TGGCTAAAGCAGATTGGCTATTGA
- a CDS encoding hypothetical protein (encoded by transcript TGME49_268680) yields MFTPSIQLLRVAGHIFKKFSFFPTAGCASSDQKVPYLVSSIFCNGYLIACTSTMQRHWTKLGDGRVRLASARRRARVCSRRRLQGFAPAEVVSALLNSATGRRHTCGNSGSDAYSPSEACGTGGDSASSCPEDAANVQSANCRSRSPPSMQQRLCISESPARNMSPKVGIISNSASEKFLSQHAGQWSPVRLDVSSCEAGVPYEGTQRQDRSRRHLSATRYAERLSKGSQGLASRMTQENALRTESSGSDESYNSESTSEASGVSWVDFSSSSEREMRSSQTVGWRRDINSPPATHGSHSICRRGGQPGTFPLEASLAPPERQCKEVGFSQRLKHKSCHCASQSTDNGRTIRSRDLGNRANKCLKKIFVGSGASNQNEHNSDFCGSIGSDACDHSSFPEWRLSVNNECRWRNTREEAGEAAKDTMADDERQTVGCRRKNSASRENNIHVQASGCVGSHDIRSMHHRSFQDQLRDRNTAQQQEWEADSCGDSELSNYRHDLSLPQTPRRMASGSEANEYGLFEVSRHRERSSHSEVDFMEVNGSDRDELPQSREITEGEFAELPSMSRERPRCRRPPRPLETRRHFEGRNVNRKTAPTAAPSLRSVGQFGQNSSRNGQEQVLSKKALLRGRKEESPCRLSVTSTSPSGSQGARSDGWSTYTGNQYFDESYCEVSCTRRDTASGKIRKESPMVSDWSNSTPPSSTVVTLDDVNASIDWIVNVGSNPKMIQKVQEIIAERLQTRGYRRQQETLRLDHHATSEIPSPNYFKANRTRSSARAAAPFGSGRPDQVEKSPNFSPRNGRVYGEKKVVTNDWASVHRLSWSSSDVPLLDPSCEAMLSVQLTADRDMALQADQSKNTSLKYFRQKAKRQDVAPLYASTDFALGIDAAF; encoded by the coding sequence CCGGGTCTGTTCACGTCGCCGCCTTCAGGGGTTTGCTCCAGCTGAGGTAGTTTCGGCGTTGTTAAACTCGGCTACAGGGCGAAGGCACACGTGTGGAAATTCTGGTTCCGATGCCTACTCACCTTCTGAGGCGTGTGGCACTGGCGGTGATAGTGCAAGCTCGTGCCCTGAGGATGCGGCAAACGTGCAGTCAGCGAACTGTCGGTCGCGATCACCACCTTCAATGCAGCAAAGGCTCTGCATAAGCGAGTCACCAGCACGAAATATGTCCCCGAAGGTTGGCATCATCAGCAACAGCGCCAGCGAAAAGTTCTTAAGTCAACATGCGGGACAGTGGTCGCCGGTGCGGCTTGATGTGAGCAGTTGCGAGGCAGGTGTTCCGTACGAAGGCACACAAAGGCAAGACAGGAGTCGCCGACACTTGTCTGCCACAAGGTACGCAGAGCGTCTATCGAAGGGTAGTCAAGGACTTGCCTCACGAATGACCCAGGAAAATGCTTTGCGAACGGAGTCAAGTGGAAGCGACGAGTCGTACAACAGCGAGAGCACCAGCGAGGCAAGTGGTGTTTCGTGGGTCGATTTCTCAAGCAGTTCTGAACGGGAAATGAGAAGTAGTCAGACCGTTGGATGGAGGAGAGACATAAATTCACCGCCAGCGACTCATGGTAGTCACTCTATATGTCGACGGGGCGGACAACCAGGGACTTTCCCTCTCGAGGCGAGTCTTGCTCCACCAGAAAGACAGTGTAAGGAAGTTGGTTTTTCGCAGCGACTGAAGCACAAAAGTTGCCACTGTGCTAGTCAGAGCACGGACAACGGCCGAACGATTCGTTCAAGAGACTTGGGGAACAGGGCAAATAAGTGTCTGAAGAAAATTTTTGTGGGTTCCGGTGCATCCAACCAGAACGAGCACAACTCGGATTTCTGTGGATCGATCGGCAGTGATGCGTGTGATCATTCATCGTTTCCCGAATGGAGGCTGTCTGTGAATAATGAGTGCCGCTGGAGAAATACtcgggaagaagcaggagaggctGCAAAAGATACTATGGCAGACGACGAAAGGCAAACTGTAGGATGCCGACGCAAAAACAGCGCGTCTAGAGAGAACAACATTCATGTGCAGGCGTCGGGCTGCGTCGGCTCTCATGATATCCGGAGCATGCACCATCGGAGTTTTCAAGATCAACTGCGAGATCGGAATACTGCTCAGCAACAGGAGTGGGAAGCCGACTCTTGTGGTGACTCAGAATTATCGAATTATCGTCATGATTTGTCGCTACCGCAGACACCTAGGAGAATGGCAAGCGGCAGCGAAGCGAACGAGTATGGCCTTTTCGAGGTCTCTCGGCATCGAGAAAGGAGTTCGCATTCAGAAGTTGACTTCATGGAGGTGAATGGATCCGATAGAGACGAATTGCCTCAAAGCAGAGAAATTACGGAAGGTGAATTTGCGGAACTGCCGAGCATGTCAAGAGAAAGACCAAGATGCAGACGACCTCCTCGGCCGCTCGAGACTAGGCGCCACTTCGAGGGCAGAAACGTAAATCGAAAGACAGCACCCACCGCTGCACCATCACTCAGGTCGGTAGGTCAGTTTGGGCAGAATTCGTCAAGAAACGGCCAGGAGCAAGTGTTGTCGAAGAAAGCGTTGCTTcgtggaagaaaggaagagtcTCCTTGTAGGTTGAGTGTAACTTCCACATCTCCGAGTGGCAGTCAAGGTGCCCGGAGCGATGGATGGTCAACTTACACCGGCAACCAATATTTTGACGAGAGCTACTGTGAAGTGTCGTGCACTCGGCGAGACACTGCATCCGGGAAGATCCGCAAAGAGTCACCGATGGTGAGTGACTGGAGTAATTCTACTCCACCTTCCTCAACAGTTGTCACTCTGGACGATGTGAACGCTTCAATTGACTGGATTGTCAACGTCGGGTCTAATCCGAAGATGATACAAAAGGTGCAGGAAATTATCGCAGAGAGGCTTCAAACACGTGGCtacaggagacagcaggaaacTCTACGCTTGGACCACCACGCTACTTCGGAAATCCCTTCCCCTAACTACTTCAAGGCTAATCGGACGCGATCCTCTGCGCGGGCCGCAGCTCCTTTTGGGAGTGGACGTCCCGACCAGGTGGAAAAGTCTCCAAATTTCTCTCCACGAAACGGCAGGGTTTATGGTGAGAAGAAGGTGGTCACAAATGACTGGGCTTCCGTGCACAGGTTAAGCTGGTCGAGCTCCGATGTCCCACTTCTGGACCCGTCTTGTGAAGCCATGCTCAGTGTACAACTGACGGCAGATAGAGACATGGCACTGCAGGCAGACCAATCGAAGAACACCAGCTTGAAGTACTTTCGGCAGAAGGCCAAGCGCCAGGATGTCGCACCTTTATATGCATCAACCGACTTCGCCCTTGGGATCGACGCAGCTTTTTAA
- a CDS encoding hypothetical protein (encoded by transcript TGME49_268700~Signal peptide predicted by SignalP 2.0 HMM (probability 0.965) with cleavage site probability 0.864 at residue 19) — MRFTAILILSVSFMAYGRSQNISPGNHVKHDKQAAQRFRAMVGRIRSATPLTVNSPRQVQKVSDIQAGESLATSTEAAARIHKSPECKHSGLHSATVPQFRKARFTQAPAIAPTSGPEISARRVKRHKLPPKTMGDLEDEEIAAELGSNVTRRKHIAAPEFVYAAPGAEEVLSAPASPRTSAVPSPATVAPSEADSQGGLVINVITGQAPQPATVEAQPTSAAMPEAMPAPETPPPSPEIPDRAAEQGPVSFAPSSPADLTPIVEAIRQLEGKVSLAAPVAPAIAQQKVASPAEPAAVPVNIENNNCGCGGDSSDST; from the exons ATGCGATTCACCGCGATTTTGATTTTGAGCGTCTCCTTTATGGCGTATGGCCGCAGTCAAAATATATCACCCGGCAACCATGTGAAGCACGACAAGCAAGCGGCTCAGCGTTTCCGG GCAATGGTGGGGAGAATCAGGAGC GCAACACCGCTCACGGTCAACAGTCCACGGCAAGTGCAAAAAGTGTCAGACATCCAGGCTGGAGAGTCGCTAGCCACTTCAACAGAAGCGGCAGCGAGGATTCACAAGTCACCAGAGTGTAAG CATAGTGGCTTACACAGTGCCACCGTCCCGCAG TTCCGGAAGGCGAGGTTCACTCAGGCTCCCGCG ATTGCTCCTACGTCCGGTCCTGAGATTAGTGCGCGACGTGTTAAAAGACACAAG TTACCACCTAAGACTATGGGAGACCTagaggacgaagaaattGCTGCCGAACTGGGTTCGAACGTCACTAGACGAAAGCATATCGCGGCGCCAGAGTTTGTGTATGCGGCACCCGGCGCTGAAGAAGTCCTTTCTGCTCCAGCTTCGCCAAGAACCTCCGCGGTTCCGTCTCCTGCAACAGTTGCCCCGTCTGAAGCTGATTCACAAGGG GGTCTCGTGATAAATGTGATAACAG GCCAAGCCCCCCAACCAGCGACAGTGGAGGCGCAGCCCACATCAGCGGCG ATGCCAGAAGCCATGCCTGCGCCTGAGACCCCTCCACCTTCCCCAGAGATTCCTGATCGCGCGGCGGAACAGGGTCCTGTCTCGTTTGCTCCATCGTCCCCA GCTGACCTCACACCTATTGTGGAGGCCATCCGGCAACTAGAGGGCAAAGTTTCCCTGGCAGCGCCTGTCGCACCTGCGATAGCGCAACAAAAGGTGGCCTCTCCAGCCGAGCCTGCGGCGGTGCCAGTGAATATAGAAAACAATAACTGCGGTTGTGGAG GAGACTCCTCGGACTCCACATGA